In a single window of the Zea mays cultivar B73 chromosome 5, Zm-B73-REFERENCE-NAM-5.0, whole genome shotgun sequence genome:
- the LOC100382143 gene encoding uncharacterized LOC100382143, with protein MERPWLILGRILYVNPPRDDDDMLEVEDAEEHAVVGEAQAEEDAQAQEEQHAAAVDAVVEAHDDQQAEVGEGGAEAEAEEEEQQAQLEESILNVNTDAAASEAAHAAHGAAEPDFTIWVAPPPWLTDLVAGPGSHPDPARPDMYPYIIASGRFCLLVHFSIAPFYGTNFEKEPNHSNLVVVRHFRRSDNGQIEARAVHVPDRPEDNVNIPALANIESVGLICNHETGHYLIAELVVPTDNQDESSVIYIRTEDGVWYSNYFAYPFWWESRRHWVPHGSVTIGNVVFWFDLSWGIIFCDDLTQPHEEQILSFFRLPRGCVLRDGHAPDLHYSRCVAVSENVLRYVQIIRKHDQAATVHMWYRNPERWITNYNESFDDIWDDESYIQTGLPRKSPGLVGVSPVDSNVVYFTLDQRLFGVDVPEHRVVDCAESVEPLNRTEMLDDSVSSRSLITWNLDADGAAWQTISMDFISGLPKFGHANNILQ; from the coding sequence ATGGAGAGGCCTTGGCTGATCCTAGGCCGAATACTCTACGTCAACCCGCCCCGCGACGACGACGACATGCTCGAGGTCGAGGACGCGGAGGAGCACGCCGTGGTCGGCGAAGCTCAAGCCGAGGAGGACGCGCAGGCGCAGGAGGAGCAGCACGCCGCGGCCGTGGACGCGGTGGTGGAGGCGCATGATGATCAGCAAGCCGAGGTCGGGGAAGGCGgagccgaagccgaagccgaagagGAGGAACagcaggctcagctggaggagagcATCTTGAACGTGAACACGGACGCAGCAGCGTCGGAGGCGGCGCACGCGGCGCACGGCGCGGcggaacccgacttcaccatatgGGTCGCGCCACCGCCGTGGCTAACGGACCTCGTCGCGGGCCCCGGTTCCCATCCCGACCCCGCGAGACCCGACATGTACCCCTACATCATCGCCTCCGGACGCTTCTGCCTCCTCGTCCACTTCTCCATCGCTCCCTTCTACGGCACCAACTTCGAGAAGGAACCCAACCACAGCAACCTCGTGGTGGTGCGCCACTTCCGCAGGTCAGACAATGGCCAGATCGAGGCGCGCGCTGTGCACGTACCCGACCGCCCCGAGGACAACGTCAATATACCCGCCCTAGCCAATATCGAGAGCGTCGGCTTAATATGCAACCACGAAACAGGTCACTACCTGATTGCCGAGCTCGTTGTTCCCACAGATAATCAAGACGAATCCAGCGTCATCTACATAAGAACGGAGGATGGCGTCTGGTACTCGAACTACTTTGCTTACCCCTTCTGGTGGGAGAGCCGCCGGCATTGGGTACCCCACGGCTCTGTCACCATAGGCAACGTGGTCTTCTGGTTCGACCTCTCGTGGGGGATCATCTTCTGCGACGACCTCACCCAGCCGCACGAGGAGCAAATATTGTCCTTCTTCCGCCTCCCGCGTGGTTGCGTTCTCCGCGACGGACACGCGCCGGACCTCCACTACAGCCGCTGCGTCGCTGTAAGCGAGAACGTGTTGCGGTACGTGCAGATCATCCGCAAACACGACCAAGCAGCGACGGTGCACATGTGGTATCGAAACCCGGAGCGATGGATCACCAACTATAATGAAAGCTTCGACGACATCTGGGACGACGAAAGCTACATCCAAACCGGGCTGCCACGGAAATCTCCCGGGCTCGTGGGCGTCTCCCCGGTAGACTCCAATGTGGTCTACTTCACCCTGGACCAGCGATTGTTCGGAGTCGATGTGCCCGAGCACCGGGTGGTGGACTGTGCGGAAAGTGTTGAGCCGCTGAACAGGACAGAGATGCTGGACGATTCGGTCTCAAGTCGCTCCTTGATCACTTGGAACCTGGACGCGGATGGAG
- the LOC100382143 gene encoding uncharacterized isoform X1 has product MERPWLILGRILYVNPPRDDDDMLEVEDAEEHAVVGEAQAEEDAQAQEEQHAAAVDAVVEAHDDQQAEVGEGGAEAEAEEEEQQAQLEESILNVNTDAAASEAAHAAHGAAEPDFTIWVAPPPWLTDLVAGPGSHPDPARPDMYPYIIASGRFCLLVHFSIAPFYGTNFEKEPNHSNLVVVRHFRRSDNGQIEARAVHVPDRPEDNVNIPALANIESVGLICNHETGHYLIAELVVPTDNQDESSVIYIRTEDGVWYSNYFAYPFWWESRRHWVPHGSVTIGNVVFWFDLSWGIIFCDDLTQPHEEQILSFFRLPRGCVLRDGHAPDLHYSRCVAVSENVLRYVQIIRKHDQAATVHMWYRNPERWITNYNESFDDIWDDESYIQTGLPRKSPGLVGVSPVDSNVVYFTLDQRLFGVDVPEHRVVDCAESVEPLNRTEMLDDSVSSRSLITWNLDADGAINVGHQPDEPSDHADSTSEGGTMDEGELDDPSDSEIVDMTEH; this is encoded by the coding sequence ATGGAGAGGCCTTGGCTGATCCTAGGCCGAATACTCTACGTCAACCCGCCCCGCGACGACGACGACATGCTCGAGGTCGAGGACGCGGAGGAGCACGCCGTGGTCGGCGAAGCTCAAGCCGAGGAGGACGCGCAGGCGCAGGAGGAGCAGCACGCCGCGGCCGTGGACGCGGTGGTGGAGGCGCATGATGATCAGCAAGCCGAGGTCGGGGAAGGCGgagccgaagccgaagccgaagagGAGGAACagcaggctcagctggaggagagcATCTTGAACGTGAACACGGACGCAGCAGCGTCGGAGGCGGCGCACGCGGCGCACGGCGCGGcggaacccgacttcaccatatgGGTCGCGCCACCGCCGTGGCTAACGGACCTCGTCGCGGGCCCCGGTTCCCATCCCGACCCCGCGAGACCCGACATGTACCCCTACATCATCGCCTCCGGACGCTTCTGCCTCCTCGTCCACTTCTCCATCGCTCCCTTCTACGGCACCAACTTCGAGAAGGAACCCAACCACAGCAACCTCGTGGTGGTGCGCCACTTCCGCAGGTCAGACAATGGCCAGATCGAGGCGCGCGCTGTGCACGTACCCGACCGCCCCGAGGACAACGTCAATATACCCGCCCTAGCCAATATCGAGAGCGTCGGCTTAATATGCAACCACGAAACAGGTCACTACCTGATTGCCGAGCTCGTTGTTCCCACAGATAATCAAGACGAATCCAGCGTCATCTACATAAGAACGGAGGATGGCGTCTGGTACTCGAACTACTTTGCTTACCCCTTCTGGTGGGAGAGCCGCCGGCATTGGGTACCCCACGGCTCTGTCACCATAGGCAACGTGGTCTTCTGGTTCGACCTCTCGTGGGGGATCATCTTCTGCGACGACCTCACCCAGCCGCACGAGGAGCAAATATTGTCCTTCTTCCGCCTCCCGCGTGGTTGCGTTCTCCGCGACGGACACGCGCCGGACCTCCACTACAGCCGCTGCGTCGCTGTAAGCGAGAACGTGTTGCGGTACGTGCAGATCATCCGCAAACACGACCAAGCAGCGACGGTGCACATGTGGTATCGAAACCCGGAGCGATGGATCACCAACTATAATGAAAGCTTCGACGACATCTGGGACGACGAAAGCTACATCCAAACCGGGCTGCCACGGAAATCTCCCGGGCTCGTGGGCGTCTCCCCGGTAGACTCCAATGTGGTCTACTTCACCCTGGACCAGCGATTGTTCGGAGTCGATGTGCCCGAGCACCGGGTGGTGGACTGTGCGGAAAGTGTTGAGCCGCTGAACAGGACAGAGATGCTGGACGATTCGGTCTCAAGTCGCTCCTTGATCACTTGGAACCTGGACGCGGATGGAG